Below is a genomic region from Chromatiaceae bacterium.
GCGTGTCCGTTCAGGCGCGCCAGTTGACGAAATTGCGTAACAGTTGCAGGCCGGCGTCGGCACTCTTTTCGGGGTGAAACTGCGTCGCGAACAGATTATCGCGCGCGATTGCCGAGGTAAATCGCACGCCATAATCCGTGGTCGCTGCCACCACGGAAACATCCTCCGGCACCACGCGGTAGCTGTGCACAAAGTAGAACCGGGTCGCATCCGCGATCCCCTCCCACAACGGGTGCTCGACCACCTGGTTGACCGGACTCCAGCCCATGTGAGGGATCTTCAACGGCAGCCCGTTGTCACCCATCGCGAGGCCGTCGAAACGTCTCACCTGACCGGCGAACAACCCGAGCAGCTCGGTACCGCCGTTCTCCTCCGAGCGCTGCATCAGGACCTGCAAGCCCATGCAGATACCGAGAAAGGGCTTGCTGTGCGCAGCCTGCAGGACGGCCTGATTGAGATGGTGCTTGCCGATCGCCGCCATGCAATCGCGTGCCGCTCCCTGGCCAGGAAACACCACCCGGTCCGCGGCAGCGATAAATTCGGGATCGTCGGTGACGCGCACCTCGGCGTCGCCAGCAACATGTTCCACCGCCTTCGACACCGAACGCAGGTTACCCATGCCGTAGTCAATCACGGCAATCTTTTGTGCCACGCGCTTGCCCTCTAGAGACTGCCTTTGGTTGAGGGGATCAGGTCGCCGAGCCGTTCGTCGGGTTCGATCGCCATGCGCAGCGCACGACCGAACGCCTTGAACACGGTCTCTGCCTGGTGGTGCGCATTGCTGCCACGCAGATTGTCGACATGCAGGGTCACCGCGGCGTGATTGACGAAACCCTGAAAGAATTCGTGAAAAAGGTCCACATCGAAACCACCAATCATGCCGCGGGTGAACTCGACCCCGAACACCAGACCCGGCCGTCCCGACAGATCGAGCACGACGCGCGAAAGCGCCTCATCGAGCGGCACATAGGCATGCCCGTAGCGGCGTATACCCTTCTTGTCACCGACCGCTTTTGCGAACGCCTGACCGAGCGTGATGCCGAGATCCTCGACGGTATGGTGCGCGTCGATGTGCAGGTCACCTTTGGCAATGACCTCGAGATCGATCAGGCCATGCCGGGCGACCTGATCCAGCATGTGTTCGAGGAACGGCACACCGGTGTCGAGGCGGGCCACGCCGCGACCGTCGAGTCCTATGGATACGCGGATCTGGGTCTCCAGCGTGTTGCGTTCGATGCTGGCACTGCGGGCCACCGATAGCTCCCTGATTTGGCGAATGATTTCGGTTGGATTCTACGCGAATTCGCGGACCCTTGGGCAATGCTCAGGTCTCCAGCCAGAAGGTAACCGGACCGTCATTGACCAGACTCACCTGCATATCCGCGCCGAAGCGGCCGCATTGCACGACTCGAAGACGCGATTGCGCCTGGCTGACCAAGTGATCGAACAACCGGTCACCCTCCTGCGGCGCCGCGGCATTCGAGAAACTGGGGCGACGGCCCTTGCGCGTATCCGCGGCGAGCGTGAACTGCGGCACCAGCAACAGTCCACCCCCGGTATCGAGCAGACTGAGATTCATCCTGCCCTCGGCGTCGGCAAACACCCGGTAACCCAGCAAGCGCTCGAGCAGGCGCGCCGCCCGGGTCTCGTCATCACCCCGCTGCACGCCGACCAGCACCAGCAGTCCCGCGCCGATCGCGCCGACCACCCTGCCATCGACCCGGACCTCGGCTTGACTCACGCGCTGCAGCAGACCAATCATCGTCGCCCTCCGGCCGGCTACCGGCCACCTGACGGCCGTCCGGCTCAAGTTATCCCACTTTGCCACCGATGAAGAGGTTAGTATCTCGTCCATCGGCGCGAACGAAGGGGTGTTTTTCCGGCGACGGAATGCAGTTTGATGCAAGCGAATACCAAGAAAATCCTGCAGGAGTGGCAGGGAGAGGTCGAGCGCAGCCTGGTCGAAGGCTTCCGCGCGCTGTTCGACTCTTCCAGCCAGGTCCTGCTCGAGTTCGCCGATGCCGCAGAGAACAACCGGCTGCAGCGATTGTTCTTCGACGCTCAACGCGAGTTCTACCTCAAGGAAGAGACCATCGTCGGCGAGTTCGAACGCAACCTGCGCGAAAGCCTGCTGTCGTTCACCAATGGCGCGTCGAGTTCGACCCGCCTGGGCGCGGATACCCTGAGCCTGGTCGAGGTCGAAGACTACGAACGCTCGCTGGCCCTCGAGACGATCGCCAAACGCACCGTGGACCGTCAGCTCGGCGAACTGCACGCGCTGGCGCAACGACTCTCGGCACTGTTCGGTGGCCGGCCGATCACGATTGAGAAGGTGCCGGCCAATCCGATGCAGGTGATCCGCCTTTTCGACCCGGTAAGCCGCCGACTGGAGGTCGAAAAAGAGGTCCGGCTCGTCTTCTACACCCTGTTCGACCGCTATGTCATGAGCCGGCTGGGGGAGCTTTACCAGAGTTTCAACAAGCGGCTGATCGATCAGGGCATCCTGCCCAACCTGAAATACGAATACCAGCGCTACGGACCGGGCGGTGGCGGTGGCGCGGCCCCGTCCGATGGCGCCGGTGCGCCGGACGATGCCATCGCGACGGCCGGTGAAGGCATCGCCGGTGATGCCTACGCCGGTGCCGGCGTACCCGGACAGCGCCTGCGGCCCAGTGCGCCGACCTCGGCCGAGACGCTTTCGGCGATCAGTTCGCTGTTGATGGCCAAACGCCGGCATCAACAGTCCGCCGAACCGCTGGCTACCTCGGCGCCGATCCTGCCGACTGCCGCCAACGTGGGCGAGGCGATCGCGGACGAACGCGTATTGCAGGAGGCACCGCACCCGATCCCGATCCCCACCGGACCGGTCAGCAGCAAGGTCGTCGCGGTGGACGCCGCGCTGCTGGTAAAGGTCAAAGGGGCGCTCGAGAAGCAGCGCCAGATCATAAAGAGCCTGGTGGGCCGGGAACGCCTGGAACGGCGCGAAGAGGATGTGATCGACATCGTCGGCATGCTGTTCGAGGCCATGCTCAACGAAAAGCTGTTGCCGAACTCGGTAAAGACGCTGCTCAGTCACCTGCACACGCGCTACCTGAAGATCGCGGTACAGAGCCCGGACTTCCTCGAGAACACCAAGCACCCGGCGCGTCGGCTGTTCGAGCGCATGCTGGACGCCGGCATACGCTGGGTGCGCGAAGACAACCTGCGTGCCGGCATCTACCCACAGCTGCAGGAGATCGTCACCGAGATCCTGCGCCGAGAAACGCATTCCACCGAGTTCTTCGACGAACAGATCGCCAGGCTCGAGAGCGCCGAGAAACGCCTCAGCCAGCAGTCGACAGCGGCCGAGGAGCGCACCCTCGAGGCCGAACGCGGCCGGGCGCGCCTCGACCAGGCGAAGGCCATCGTCAAGAAGACCATCGACGATATCGCCGGCGATATCGAGATCGCACCCGGCGTGGTGACCTTCCTGACGACGACGTTCGCCGACTACCTGACCCTGCTGCTGTTGCGTAGCGACCTCGACACCGAGTCGACCGCATGGAGCAATGCCTACAGCGTCGGCGAGGCGTTGATCGCGGCTGCGGTGTATGCCGCCAAGGGCCAGCCGCTGGCGCAGCCGTTACGCGACGACCTCACCAAGCGTCTCGAATCCACGGTCGGCAGTCTGATTCCGCACCACGAACAGAATATCCGCCGGGTCATCGATTCACTGGACGTGGTGCCGGAGCGCTCGACCACCACCGTGAGAAAGACCACGGCCGAACCAGCGCGGGCGCCGCAGGCAGCGGCCGGCAAGGCGTCGACGCCGGAAGCCGCCGCGCAACAGCCCGCCACGGAGCCGGCCGAAGAGCCCACGACCTCCGAGGAGGACCAACGAGTCGCATCCAAGCTGATGCGCGAGACCGGGGCCTGGTTCGTCTTGAAGACCGACGACGGAAAAGGCGAGCAGGCCGTCAAGCTGCTTTGGGTCAACCCACACACGCGCAACATGCTGTTTGTCGATCAGCACGGCGCGAAGGTGGCCCTGATGCCGGCGACGACCGTCGCCCGCAGGATGCGCGAGGGTTCGGTGCGACCGATGCAGCAAGAGACCTCGAGCTTCGTCGCGCGCTCGCTGCGCCGTATCCGGCGCGCACTGGAAGACTCTGTCAATGCCTGATCGCGAGGAAGGTGAAGCGTGGACGACCGTCGCAAAAACAATCGCATAGACGCGTACGACGCGGGACTGCGGGTCATCGACGGCATTGACGACAGCACGCTGGGCATTGTCGGCAACCTGTCGCTGGGCGGCATGATGCTGATCACCAACCGCCAGTTGTACGCCGACGGGATTCTGCAGCTGAAGATCGAGCCACCGCCGGGCTTCGACGCATCCGCGGTTTCCATGGGCGTGAAGATTCTCTGGTGTACACCGGCCAACAGTCCGGACGAGTACTGGGCGGGCCTCGAGACAATCGACATCGGGCCATCCGAGGAACGCGTCTTGCTGTCACTGCTCGACCACCTCGCGACACCGCGCTGAGCTGCCGCCGGCGCCAGACGGGAGAATCGCACTCTCCTCCGGCGCCTCCAAAACCCCTTGCCAGCAAGGGTTTTTCCCGATCGCCGGCTAAACAACCGCCGTTTTGTGCCGACATAGATCTCGATCGAGCGTGAACGCCTGAGCGCCGGGGACGGGTCGCGTCCAGCGTACGGGTCCGCGCTCGGGTGGCCGCAGCGGATCGGACAAGCAACGAGGACGGGTACGCGGAATGCACGCAACGGGTGACCGAAAGAGACGGCCATCGCCTTCGTTCGTGCATCGCACGTTGAACGCGCTGCGGGGTCTCTTCAGCGGACATTCGACCGACCGGGTGGCGCCCTCCGATCCGTCAAAGCCGCACGAACGGGCGCGTGCGCTGCTGGTGGAGGACGACTTTGTCAACCGCGAGATCGCCAAGGCGATGTTGGAATCGCGGGAATTCGCCGTGGACGTGGTAACCGACGGCGCGGCGGCGATCGACGCTGCCGCCGCACATGCCTACGGCATCATTTTCATGGACGCCCACCTGCCGACGGTCGACGGCTTCGCCGCCGCCGTCGCAATCAGGCAGCAAGAGCGGGAGCGGGCGACGCCACCTGTGCCGATCGTGCTGATGACCGCGGACAGCCACGAGACCGTGGCCGCGTCGATGCGATCTGCGTCGATCGACGATTACCTGGGCAAGCCGATCGATGGTGCGCGGGTGGACGCACTTCTGGACACCTGGCTGCATGGTTGGCCAGCACCCGGGCCATCGACGGGCGCAGACTCCGCTCCACCGGCCGCGCTGGATGCGGCCACCCTCGAGGAGTTGCGCCGGCTGGGGGAGGTACGTGGCAAGGACCTGCTGGGCGACGTCGTGCGCCTGTTTCTCGACAGTGCGCCGCGGCGGCTGGCCGAGCTCTACGCAGCGGCTGCGTCGGACAACTTTACCGCCGCGTATGAGGCCGCACACGGGCTCAAATCGGCAGCCGCAAATCTCGGCGCCACGGCGATGTCCACGCAGTGCGCGATGCTCGAACAGGTCGCCGCCGCAAAGGATCGCACGCAGCTCGCCGCCGCGGTCACGGCAATAGAAACGTCGGCCGAAGCCACCTTCGCGGCACTCGCCGAGCTGGACACCGGCAAATCGCATCCGCCACCGCTCGACACGACTGACCCGGAGCCGGTCCGGCGCACAACGGCGAAGCGCATCAT
It encodes:
- the hisB gene encoding imidazoleglycerol-phosphate dehydratase HisB; this encodes MARSASIERNTLETQIRVSIGLDGRGVARLDTGVPFLEHMLDQVARHGLIDLEVIAKGDLHIDAHHTVEDLGITLGQAFAKAVGDKKGIRRYGHAYVPLDEALSRVVLDLSGRPGLVFGVEFTRGMIGGFDVDLFHEFFQGFVNHAAVTLHVDNLRGSNAHHQAETVFKAFGRALRMAIEPDERLGDLIPSTKGSL
- a CDS encoding D-tyrosyl-tRNA(Tyr) deacylase, whose translation is MIGLLQRVSQAEVRVDGRVVGAIGAGLLVLVGVQRGDDETRAARLLERLLGYRVFADAEGRMNLSLLDTGGGLLLVPQFTLAADTRKGRRPSFSNAAAPQEGDRLFDHLVSQAQSRLRVVQCGRFGADMQVSLVNDGPVTFWLET
- a CDS encoding PilZ domain-containing protein; the encoded protein is MDDRRKNNRIDAYDAGLRVIDGIDDSTLGIVGNLSLGGMMLITNRQLYADGILQLKIEPPPGFDASAVSMGVKILWCTPANSPDEYWAGLETIDIGPSEERVLLSLLDHLATPR
- a CDS encoding DUF1631 family protein, coding for MQANTKKILQEWQGEVERSLVEGFRALFDSSSQVLLEFADAAENNRLQRLFFDAQREFYLKEETIVGEFERNLRESLLSFTNGASSSTRLGADTLSLVEVEDYERSLALETIAKRTVDRQLGELHALAQRLSALFGGRPITIEKVPANPMQVIRLFDPVSRRLEVEKEVRLVFYTLFDRYVMSRLGELYQSFNKRLIDQGILPNLKYEYQRYGPGGGGGAAPSDGAGAPDDAIATAGEGIAGDAYAGAGVPGQRLRPSAPTSAETLSAISSLLMAKRRHQQSAEPLATSAPILPTAANVGEAIADERVLQEAPHPIPIPTGPVSSKVVAVDAALLVKVKGALEKQRQIIKSLVGRERLERREEDVIDIVGMLFEAMLNEKLLPNSVKTLLSHLHTRYLKIAVQSPDFLENTKHPARRLFERMLDAGIRWVREDNLRAGIYPQLQEIVTEILRRETHSTEFFDEQIARLESAEKRLSQQSTAAEERTLEAERGRARLDQAKAIVKKTIDDIAGDIEIAPGVVTFLTTTFADYLTLLLLRSDLDTESTAWSNAYSVGEALIAAAVYAAKGQPLAQPLRDDLTKRLESTVGSLIPHHEQNIRRVIDSLDVVPERSTTTVRKTTAEPARAPQAAAGKASTPEAAAQQPATEPAEEPTTSEEDQRVASKLMRETGAWFVLKTDDGKGEQAVKLLWVNPHTRNMLFVDQHGAKVALMPATTVARRMREGSVRPMQQETSSFVARSLRRIRRALEDSVNA
- the hisH gene encoding imidazole glycerol phosphate synthase subunit HisH, which gives rise to MAQKIAVIDYGMGNLRSVSKAVEHVAGDAEVRVTDDPEFIAAADRVVFPGQGAARDCMAAIGKHHLNQAVLQAAHSKPFLGICMGLQVLMQRSEENGGTELLGLFAGQVRRFDGLAMGDNGLPLKIPHMGWSPVNQVVEHPLWEGIADATRFYFVHSYRVVPEDVSVVAATTDYGVRFTSAIARDNLFATQFHPEKSADAGLQLLRNFVNWRA